One Clostridia bacterium genomic window carries:
- a CDS encoding PaaI family thioesterase, with the protein MPFDYQHQGFACGKQNPRGLGLSFSLENERVITIFIPPEIYQGYPGILHGGITSTIFDEVMSQCLFVNHKMGFTARLEVRFRAHIPILKPVRFEAWIEQEKGRLVDLKSKAILETGKLAAEAKARFMLITDKVVENETD; encoded by the coding sequence ATGCCATTTGATTATCAGCATCAAGGATTTGCTTGTGGTAAACAAAACCCACGGGGACTTGGTTTAAGCTTTAGTTTGGAAAATGAACGGGTAATTACCATTTTTATTCCACCGGAAATCTATCAGGGTTATCCCGGAATTTTACACGGGGGAATTACTAGTACCATTTTTGATGAAGTAATGTCACAATGTTTGTTTGTTAATCATAAAATGGGTTTTACAGCTCGATTGGAGGTTCGTTTTCGTGCCCATATCCCTATTTTAAAGCCAGTTAGATTTGAGGCCTGGATTGAACAAGAAAAAGGTCGTTTGGTGGATTTAAAATCTAAAGCCATTTTGGAAACAGGTAAACTAGCTGCTGAGGCTAAAGCCAGGTTTATGCTAATTACAGATAAGGTTGTGGAAAATGAAACAGATTGA